One window of Equus caballus isolate H_3958 breed thoroughbred chromosome 3, TB-T2T, whole genome shotgun sequence genomic DNA carries:
- the UGDH gene encoding UDP-glucose 6-dehydrogenase, which translates to MFEIKKICCIGAGYVGGPTCSVIAQMCPEIRVTVVDVNESRINAWNSPTLPIYEPGLKEVVESCRGKNLFFSTNIDDAINEADLVFISVNTPTKTYGMGKGRAADLKYIEACARRIVQNSHGYKIVTEKSTVPVRAAESIRRIFDANTKPNLNLQVLSNPEFLAEGTAIKDLKNPDRVLIGGDETPEGQRAVQALCAVYEHWVPREKILTTNTWSSELSKLAANAFLAQRISSINSISALCEATGADVEEVATAIGMDQRIGNKFLKASVGFGGSCFQKDVLNLVYLCEALNLPEVARYWQQVIDMNDYQRRRFASRIIDSLFNTVTDKKIAILGFAFKKDTGDTRESSSIYISKYLMDEGAHLHIYDPKVPREQIVVDLSHPGVSEDDQVSRLVTISKDPYEACDGAHAVVICTEWDMFKELDYERIHKKMLKPAFIFDGRRVLDGLHNELQTIGFQIETIGKKVSSKRIPYAPSGEIPKFSLQDPPNKKPKV; encoded by the exons ATGTTTGAAATTAAGAAGATCTGTTGCATCGGTGCGGGCTATGTTGGAGGACCCACATGTAGTGTCATTGCTCAGATGTGCCCTGAAATCAGGGTAACGGTCGTGGATGTCAATGAATCAAGAATCAATGCATGGAACTCTCCTACGCTTCCTATTTATGAG ccagGACTAAAGGAAGTGGTAGAATCCTGTCGaggaaaaaatctatttttttctaccaACATTGATGATGCCATTAACGAAGCTGatcttgtatttatttct GTGAACACGCCAAcaaaaacctatggaatgggGAAGGGCCGTGCAGCAGATCTGAAGTATATTGAAGCTTGTGCTAGACGCATTGTGCAAAACTCACATGGGTACAAAATTGTGACTGAGAAAAGCACAGTTCCCGTGCGGGCAGCAGAAAGTATTCGTCGAATATTTGATGCGAACACAAAACCCAACTTGAATTTACAG GTACTGTCTAACCCTGAGTTCTTGGCAGAAGGAACGGCCATCAAGGACCTAAAGAACCCAGACAGAGTACTGATTGGAGGGGATGAAACCCCAGAGGGCCAGAGAGCTGTGCAGGCACTGTGTGCTGTATATGAGCACTGGGTTCCTAGAGAAAAGATCCTCACCACTAATACTTGGTCTTCAGAACTTTCCAAACTG gcagCAAATGCTTTTCTTGCCCAGCGGATTAGCAGCATTAACTCCATCAGTGCCCTCTGTGAAGCAACAGGAGCTGACGTAGAAGAGGTGGCAACGGCCATCGGAATGGACCAGAGAATTGGAAATAAGTTTCTGAAAGCCAGTGTTG gtttTGGTGGGAGCTGCTTTCAAAAAGATGTTCTGAATTTGGTTTATCTCTGTGAGGCTCTGAATTTGCCTGAAGTAGCTCGTTACTGGCAGCAG GTTATAGACATGAATGACTACCAGAGAAGGAGGTTTGCTTCCCGGATTATAGACAGTCTGTTTAATACAGTGACTGATAAGAAGATCGCTATTTTGGGGTTTGCATTCAAAAAGGACACCGGTGATACGAG agaaTCTTCTAGTATCTAtattagtaaatatttgatggaTGAAGGTGCACACCTCCATATATATGACCCAAAAGTACCGAGGGAACAAATAGTTGTGGATCTTTCTCATCCAGGAGTTTCAGAAGATGACCAAG TGTCCCGACTTGTGACCATTTCCAAGGATCCGTATGAAGCATGTGATGGTGCCCATGCTGTTGTCATTTGCACTGAGTGGGACATGTTTAAG GAATTGGACTATGAACGCATTCATAAAAAAATGCTGAAGCCAGCCTTTATCTTTGATGGACGACGTGTCCTGGATGGGCTCCACAATGAACTACAAACCATTGGCTTCCAG